In the Bacteroidota bacterium genome, GTGCAACTGCCAATTGCAACAACTGCATGGTACTGGGAAATGGTTCTGCTGCTCAAGATTATTCCGTAACAATGGGAACAACACATGGCCCCCTTGCTAATTTACATGTAGGTGATTACACAACCTCGCCAAACGACCATTCCACACGTGTAAAATTCGAAGACTTGCAGCTCATCCCTGCTACACGTACCCTCGTTTCCGACGATGCAGGAAATATCACTTACCTAAATGGGCTGCCGCAAAATCTAGGTTTAAGCGCAACTTGCACCACACCTAATTTTATTCCTTTTTGGACAAACGACAATAAACTTGGATGCAGCATTATTCAACAAAGCACCAATTTAGCCAATTGCAGCTCCGGTAAACATTCGGGCGTTGGTATTGCCGGGCCACCACTTGCCATTTCATCTAACGGTTGTAATTGCTATCGTTTAGCATTAACGGTTTATGGAAGCGGATTGGCTTCCGGCGGAATTTTTATTGCCTCTGATAAAAAATTCAAAAAAAATATTGAGCCATTAAAAGGTTCATTAGAGCATGTTTTAAAACTCAATGGTTTGCAGTACGAATATAATACCGAAGCCTATCCAGAAATGCAATTCCCGGATGCAAAATCTTATGGCTTTATTGCTCAGGATATTCAAAAATATTTTCCCGAATTGGTCATTAAAACCGACAACGACTTTTTGGCTGTTAACTACGAAGGTTTAGTTCCGGTGTTGGTGGAGGCTATGAAAGAACAGCAAAAACAAATTGAAGAAAAATCAACTGAAGTAAGCACACTGAAGTCCGAATTAGCTGAATTAAGCCGCAAACAAAGCGAGTTTGAGCAAGCTTTAAGTCAGTGTTGTACCAGCTTCGAAAGTAAATCCAGCACAAACACCACAGGCTCCAACTCGGCAGAAATTGCGACACTTCAACAAAATGTACCCAACCCCTTTACCGAAAAATCTACCATCTCATTTTACATCCCAAAATCCGCATCAAAAGCAGCGATTAAAATTTATATGCTGGATGGAACTGCTGTAAAAAGCATCGATATCTTAACAAGAGGAATGGGACAAGTGGAAGTAGCAGCAAATTCTCTCACATCAGGAACCTACGTATATCACTTGCTAATTGATGGTAAGCAAATAGATTCTAAATTGATGACCTTAACGAAATAATAAAATTTCACCCGTCATTGCGAGGCACGAAGCAATCTTTTGAATAGAAAAGTGCACACCATAGCAAAAGATTGCTTTGAAAGCTCCTCAACCGCGCAATGACGTTAATAGGGACTGTCATTGCGAGGAACTAAGCAATCTTTTCATATAGAGCTGCTTTTGAAACTGCGAACCGCAATAAGATTCATTTGAAGTCTTTATTACATTTCTTTCTAAAAGGCTCAAAAGAAAAAGCCCCCAGCGAATTTTAATCGCTGAGGGCTTTATAATTTTATACAGACTATTCCTCTTTGGCTTTCTTTTTCTTACCCTTAGTTACTTTAAGAGTGATTTCCTTTTTCTCGGCATCAAAGCCCACATCAATCACATCGCCTTCACTCAGTTTTGATTTTATGATTTCTTCAGCTAAAGGATCTTCCAAGTATTTTTGAATTGCCCTTTTTAATGGACGTGCTCCAAAACTGCTATCGTAGCCCTTTTCAGCAATAAAATCTTTGGCCTCTTCTGTCATCTTAATCTTAAAGCCTAAAGTGTCGATTCTACCATATAAATTCGCCAATTCAATATCAATAATTTGGTGTATGTCTTCGCGGCTAAGTGAATTAAATATTACCACATCATCAATCCGATTCAAGAATTCCGGTGCAAATGCTTTTTTTAATGCATTTTCAATCACACTTTTAGCATTGGCATCGCTTGCGCCTGATTTTGCCGCTGTGGTAAATCCAACACCCTGTCCAAAATCTTTCAATTGGCGTGAACCAATGTTGGAAGTCATGATGATGATGGTATTTTTAAAATCAATTTTTCTTCCCAAACTATCCGTCAATTGTCCATCATCCAAAGCTTGAAGCAATAAATTAAATACATCCGGATGCGCCTTTTCAATTTCGTCTAACAACACAACTGAATACGGCTTTCTGCGAATTTTTTCAGTTAACTGTCCGCCTTCTTCATAACCCACATATCCCGGAGGTGCCCCAATTAAACGTGAAACCGCAAATTTTTCCATGTATTCGCTCATGTCAATGCGCACCAAGGCATCATCACTATCAAACAAATACTTACTTAAAATCTTTGCTAATTGCGTTTTTCCTACACCGGTAGGACCTAAGAAAATAAAAGAACCAATAGGTTTGTTCGGATCTTTTAAACCGGCACGGTTACGCTGAATGGCCTTTACAATTTTGCGAATGGCATCGTCTTGTCCAATTACTTTACCGTGAATGGAATCGTACATGGTTAACAAACGAGAGCTTTCATTTTGAGCGATACGTTGCACCGGCACACCTGTCATCATGGCTACCACTTCCGCAACATTATCTTCGCTCACCATTTCTCGGTTGTTCTTGGTTTCTTCCTCCCACACTTTTTTTGCTGCTTCTAATTGTTCGAGCAATTGGCGCTCTGTATCACGCAATTTTGCAGCTTCTTCGTATTTCTGGCTGCGAACAACTTTATTTTTTTGAGATTTAACTTCCTCTAATTTCTTCTCAATATCAATCACATTTTGTGGTACATTAATGTTGGTAATGTGCACCCTCGCTCCTACTTCATCCATGGCATCAATAGCCTTATCGGGAAGGTGGCGATCGCTGAGGTAGCGTTGTGTAAGCGTTACACAAGCTTTTAATGCCTCATCCGTATAAGTTACGTTGTGATGGTCTTCGTATTTTTCTTTGATGTTTTTTAAAATTTCTAAGGATTCTTCTTCATTGGCTGGTTCCACAAGCACCTTCTGAAAACGTCTTTCTAATGCTCCATCTTTTTCGATGTATTGACGGTATTCATCTAAAGTAGTGGCTCCAATGCATTGAATTTCACCTCTGGCTAAAGCCGGCTTAAACATGTTGCTGGCATCTAAAGATCCCGAAGCACCGCCTGCACCGATAATGGTATGTATTTCATCAATAAACAAAATCACATCCGGCGATTTTTCCAATTCGTTCATTACCGCCTTCATGCGCTCTTCAAACTGTCCGCGGTATTTTGTTCCCGCAACTAAAGAGGCTAAATCCAAGGTAACGACGCGCTTTCCAAATAAGGTGCGCGATACTTTTTTCTGAACAATGCGCAAAGCCAAACCTTCGGCAATAGCTGATTTTCCAACTCCCGGCTCACCAATTAAAATGGGATTGTTCTTTTTTCGGCGGCTAAGAATTTGAGAAACGCGTTCAATTTCTTTCTCGCGGCCTACAATTGGGTCTAATTTATCTTCTTCAGCTGCTTTAGTTAAATCACGTCCAAAATTATCAAGTACCGGAGTTTTTGATTTGGGATCAACCGGTTTTTTAGCACCTTGTGTAAAGCTGCTTGCATCATCTGCATCATCGTCTTCGCTGGCACTTCCCGGCAAATCAGCTCGGGGAGCATCACCCATTGAGGAAGCATCAGGGTTGGTAAGCAATAATTCCAATTCTGCTTTCACCGCTTCATAATCCACATTAAACTTTGCTAATATGGAAGCAGCCAAATTGTCTTCCACTTTTAAGATGGAGAGCAACAAATGCTCGGTTCCAATCATGGCACTCTTAAACACTTTTGCTTCCAGATAAGTAATTTTCAAAGCCTTTTCCGCTTGCTTAATAAGTGGAATGTTTTGTAAATTGTTGGTGGGCTTGGCAGGAGTTTTTATGGATTGCTCAATAAATCTGCGCAATTCAGTCAGGTTTACACCCAAAGCTTGCATAATTTTTATCGCCATTCCTTCGCCGTCTCTGATAATTCCCAGCAATAAATGTTCTGTGCCAATATAGTCGTGACCTAATCGCAACGCCTCTTCCCTGCTGTAGGTGATAACGTCTTTAACCCGGGGTGAAAATTTCGCTTCCATAAATTTCTTTTTTAAACTGTTACACTATATACGCTTGAAGTACCCACTGTGTTCAGCAAATCAAAACTATTTTTTGAACAATTCAAAATTATACAAACAAAAGTGAGCTTTTTTTTCAACAAATTCAATTTTTAAACAAAGAAATTGTTAATAAATTGCCTTGATTTTTTTGGCTTTCCGTGCTCCTATTTTGTGTATCTTCGGGCTTCAAATT is a window encoding:
- a CDS encoding ATP-dependent Clp protease ATP-binding subunit; amino-acid sequence: MEAKFSPRVKDVITYSREEALRLGHDYIGTEHLLLGIIRDGEGMAIKIMQALGVNLTELRRFIEQSIKTPAKPTNNLQNIPLIKQAEKALKITYLEAKVFKSAMIGTEHLLLSILKVEDNLAASILAKFNVDYEAVKAELELLLTNPDASSMGDAPRADLPGSASEDDDADDASSFTQGAKKPVDPKSKTPVLDNFGRDLTKAAEEDKLDPIVGREKEIERVSQILSRRKKNNPILIGEPGVGKSAIAEGLALRIVQKKVSRTLFGKRVVTLDLASLVAGTKYRGQFEERMKAVMNELEKSPDVILFIDEIHTIIGAGGASGSLDASNMFKPALARGEIQCIGATTLDEYRQYIEKDGALERRFQKVLVEPANEEESLEILKNIKEKYEDHHNVTYTDEALKACVTLTQRYLSDRHLPDKAIDAMDEVGARVHITNINVPQNVIDIEKKLEEVKSQKNKVVRSQKYEEAAKLRDTERQLLEQLEAAKKVWEEETKNNREMVSEDNVAEVVAMMTGVPVQRIAQNESSRLLTMYDSIHGKVIGQDDAIRKIVKAIQRNRAGLKDPNKPIGSFIFLGPTGVGKTQLAKILSKYLFDSDDALVRIDMSEYMEKFAVSRLIGAPPGYVGYEEGGQLTEKIRRKPYSVVLLDEIEKAHPDVFNLLLQALDDGQLTDSLGRKIDFKNTIIIMTSNIGSRQLKDFGQGVGFTTAAKSGASDANAKSVIENALKKAFAPEFLNRIDDVVIFNSLSREDIHQIIDIELANLYGRIDTLGFKIKMTEEAKDFIAEKGYDSSFGARPLKRAIQKYLEDPLAEEIIKSKLSEGDVIDVGFDAEKKEITLKVTKGKKKKAKEE
- a CDS encoding tail fiber domain-containing protein, with protein sequence MANAQSNTFWPPALGVQNSPANNNQVTTSILGGQGENVFIGHETALNNTAGSNTHVGYRAGHSSMTFNNTLIGSRSGWNITSGGNNTFVGTWSGYSMIGGFNNTFMGFQCGFMNTNGTGNVFLGKLAGYANLGSYNIAIGWHTGYGDNATGTENIFIGKNTGRFFTTGFSNVAMGTYSAHLLSSGTNNTFIGGRSGYAVTTGGYNSFFGYNSGDSVTTGSDNTFMGDSAGFGVYTGSGNTFIGKLTKSNGPGSFDCTLLGKDASIAGSNHNNAAALGAGATANCNNCMVLGNGSAAQDYSVTMGTTHGPLANLHVGDYTTSPNDHSTRVKFEDLQLIPATRTLVSDDAGNITYLNGLPQNLGLSATCTTPNFIPFWTNDNKLGCSIIQQSTNLANCSSGKHSGVGIAGPPLAISSNGCNCYRLALTVYGSGLASGGIFIASDKKFKKNIEPLKGSLEHVLKLNGLQYEYNTEAYPEMQFPDAKSYGFIAQDIQKYFPELVIKTDNDFLAVNYEGLVPVLVEAMKEQQKQIEEKSTEVSTLKSELAELSRKQSEFEQALSQCCTSFESKSSTNTTGSNSAEIATLQQNVPNPFTEKSTISFYIPKSASKAAIKIYMLDGTAVKSIDILTRGMGQVEVAANSLTSGTYVYHLLIDGKQIDSKLMTLTK